ATTCCGACGCTGGGCGTCTGCTTCGGCCATCAGATCGCCAACGCGGCGCTGGGCGGAACCGTCGAACAGGCCGAGACGGCCGCTCGACCGGTCGACGCCGATCTCGCGGACGAGCCGCTCTTCGACGGCGTCTCGTCGGTCGTTCCGGTCGCCCACGGGGACGTCGTCACCGAACCCGGCGACAGGATGGACGCGATCGCGTCAGCCGACTACTACCCCGCGTTCGCGACGCGCTACCGGACGGCGCCGCTGTGGACCGTCCAGTTCCACCCCGAGTTCACCGCCGCGCTGCGCGAGCGCCTCGAGGCGGATTTCGGCTGGACCGAGGCCGAGCGCGGGTTCGACGACGTGAACGCGACCCGGGTCGTCGAGAACTTCGCATCGATCGTCGACGACGCGACCGCGCCGAAGTGAGCAGAGCGTCGCAGGCTATCGAGTCGCCGCTCGAGCGGCGACTCGCGGGCGACATCAGTCGTCGCTGGTCGAGCCTGGACTGCCGTTACTGGCGGCGGGGTTCTCGGCGATGAA
This genomic window from Haloterrigena salifodinae contains:
- a CDS encoding type 1 glutamine amidotransferase codes for the protein MSSPTITVVRNEVDPGCEYHCDALARVVSDAAADARAVDYPAGERPVLEETDGVIITGSTAGVYEVDDRPWIADQKRLIRELVDREIPTLGVCFGHQIANAALGGTVEQAETAARPVDADLADEPLFDGVSSVVPVAHGDVVTEPGDRMDAIASADYYPAFATRYRTAPLWTVQFHPEFTAALRERLEADFGWTEAERGFDDVNATRVVENFASIVDDATAPK